The following DNA comes from Ooceraea biroi isolate clonal line C1 chromosome 11, Obir_v5.4, whole genome shotgun sequence.
ACGTTTGGCGCAACTGTTGATTTGTGGTCCATTGGTGTGACGCTCTATCATGTCGCAACGGGAAACTTGCCGTTTAGGCCGTTTGGTGGGCGAAGGAACAAGGAGACCATGTTCTACATCACCACGAAGAAAGCGTCGGGCGTGATATCCGGCTTGCAGACGTCGGAGAACGGGCCGATTGAGTGGAGCAGAGAGTTACCGCAGACGTGCCAGTTGAGCGTGGGCTTGAAAAAGATAGTGACTCCGTTACTGGCCGGTTTGTTGGAGGTGGATCCGCAAAGAATCTGGAACTTCGATCGCTTTTTCAGTGAAGTCACAGACACGCTTTGCAGGAAGCCTGTTCATATATTCAACGTTCACAAGGCCAGCCTGATCAAGGTCTTTTTACATCCGGAAGAGAAGCTGGTTGCTCTGCAGATACACATTCAAGACCAAACTGAGATTATGCCGcatgcgcagatcctgcttcTCGGGGAGTCTCCTCTCACGAATCTCGTCGAGGAATCTACGCCAGGCAGAGGGTACCCCAGTACCAGCAACGACAAGCCGTTGATGCTGTTCTCGCGTGAGAACAACAACGTCGTGCTGCCGATGGAATCCGAGCTGCCCAAGTTCCCCGTCTTCGCGAATCTCGTTTCCGTGGAGAACGACGCGAGCCAAGCCAAGGTCGCGTGTTCCGTGGGACACGTCTGTAAACGTAGAATCGATAAATTAGCATTGTGCAGCAAACTGTCGCGGGATGCCATAGAAGCATTTAGCGGCCTGCTATCTACGGAACTTACTCGGGTACTGGACAAGTGTCAGCACTTGAAAGAATTTACGAAATCCGTGGAGGACACCGTGCTAGCGGTAGAGAGAAGCGAGACTTTTGCCAGGCACGTCTTTCGGAAATTCGGCGGTCAGACCGCTGTGGACGTGAAAAATTGGCGGAAAGAATTGGACATGAAGAGTAAAGAGCTTACCACCGAATTGAATCCAGCGATAGTGCAACTTCATCAAAGGTAAATTATCTCAAATAATGCGAAACGATTGATTAGATCCGAGAGATAATACatgatacataaatataagaaatatatcattaattgTAGGTATGTAAAAGAGGGAAGCTTACGGGGTGAATGGGACAATAGTACTCGCGGTTTGTGGTGTCCGTGGGCTACGAAAGCGAGTCAAAGGGCAGCGACATTGGTTGATCGTTTGAGGGATGGGTGGCAACATTTGCTGAGAGACAGGGCAACCCGTAGTCTCACTTACAACGATGAGCAGTTCCACGTTCTTGAACGTATAAAGGTATATATCAGTTTACGTTAAAATtctacaaaattttttatcgacAGAGCGATATCTTCGATGATTTACGAGAAAAATCGAGAAATGATAAATCGTACCATTTTCTTATAATTGCTATTTTATtgagacatttttattttatgatgaaACAGGTCACGGAAACGGGACGACGATTGAAGGCACTTCTCGAGACGGAATGTGCACCGGCGATGACGCAGCGATCCGAGTGCGTCGCCGATTGGTACAAAATGGCACAAACGGTGTTCCTGCAAACTCAGATATTAGATAAGGACATAGACAGCTACGAGCACGTCTTGGAATCATTCTCCTACCGTTTGTCGCAAGAGAGCAAGGAGCGTAACGAGAATCTTTTGCACTCACTGGACAGGCTTCCAGGAAAATCGAAAACGGTCGAGAAGACGAACGTGCCGGCGCAGGAAAGCACGAAGAAGTGGCGCAATATCTGCGACGCTCAAGAGCAAATTACGGTACTTCTGTATGAAAACGGCCTGCTTGTAGATCAAATTGATCATTTGTCAGCGATCGATAGATTGGAGGATGCAGGAAATACGGGATATGAGCTTTAATGCGGGCAATTTTGTCACTTCTCTAGCAAATTGTTTTTTGACGACACAAGATAAAGACTGAAAATTAGATTATGTTACA
Coding sequences within:
- the LOC105288233 gene encoding inhibitor of nuclear factor kappa-B kinase subunit epsilon → MSFLRGSANYVWCTTSVLGKGATGAVFQGVNKNNGEPVAVKTFNQLSHMRPHDVQVREFEVLKKVKHENIVKLLAIEEEQDGRGKVIVMELCTGGSLFNILDDPENTYGLAESEFFLVLEHLSAGMKHLRDNNLVHRDLKPGNIMKFIADDGSTIYKLTDFGAARELQEDQQFVSLYGTEEYLHPDMYERAVLRKPVGKTFGATVDLWSIGVTLYHVATGNLPFRPFGGRRNKETMFYITTKKASGVISGLQTSENGPIEWSRELPQTCQLSVGLKKIVTPLLAGLLEVDPQRIWNFDRFFSEVTDTLCRKPVHIFNVHKASLIKVFLHPEEKLVALQIHIQDQTEIMPHAQILLLGESPLTNLVEESTPGRGYPSTSNDKPLMLFSRENNNVVLPMESELPKFPVFANLVSVENDASQAKVACSVGHVCKRRIDKLALCSKLSRDAIEAFSGLLSTELTRVLDKCQHLKEFTKSVEDTVLAVERSETFARHVFRKFGGQTAVDVKNWRKELDMKSKELTTELNPAIVQLHQRYVKEGSLRGEWDNSTRGLWCPWATKASQRAATLVDRLRDGWQHLLRDRATRSLTYNDEQFHVLERIKVTETGRRLKALLETECAPAMTQRSECVADWYKMAQTVFLQTQILDKDIDSYEHVLESFSYRLSQESKERNENLLHSLDRLPGKSKTVEKTNVPAQESTKKWRNICDAQEQITVLLYENGLLVDQIDHLSAIDRLEDAGNTGYEL